One genomic segment of Methylocystis sp. SC2 includes these proteins:
- a CDS encoding di-heme-cytochrome C peroxidase translates to MSIKNTFRFAALAVAVLFASAPASLAVERVEQPSSIPGAGPWDEKAWNDFYGTSQGSRLIPWDWIKALKQADGQPFLADGLARYGYLANPASPTPGLPVGFVVADGVLGPSCAACHTRQIEVEGKAYRIDGGPALADMGALWADLDAAVGQVVASQAAFSEFAKAVLGGGYDPQKETKLRGEVDLWYARHHAITEAGLPKDKPWGAGRIDAVGMILNRVTGLDIGPGPTHLILGNMRKADAPVRPPFLWNAPRQDHTQWPGFADNGDRILAMARNVGQVYGVFGEFFPEKDATHLLGFNYVKANSVDFKGLIQLERLVERIGPPKWPWPVDTMLAAQGKLIYERPYEEGGCADCHGIDRGQPRLLNPDTWCTPVQDVGTDAREYQYFAPDWKVDTGALTGAFIPFVSQPLDRKDAPVSVLATAVRGAILQHFIPVTVNSVERQRADVALALLRPLVEELKGVYKIPGTPGAGRWACRRAPETDGKIKYEARVLEGVWAAAPYLHNASAPSLAELLKPPQDRVADFKVGPAYDISAVGLAAEQPKSTFLMKTDCNRGSGVSHCGHDYGTALSAEDKRALLEYLKTL, encoded by the coding sequence ATGAGCATCAAAAACACATTCCGCTTCGCTGCGCTTGCTGTCGCCGTTCTGTTCGCAAGCGCGCCGGCTTCGCTGGCCGTGGAACGGGTCGAACAGCCCTCCTCCATTCCCGGCGCCGGTCCTTGGGACGAAAAGGCCTGGAACGACTTTTACGGCACGAGCCAAGGCTCCCGCCTCATCCCCTGGGACTGGATCAAAGCGCTCAAGCAGGCTGACGGCCAGCCCTTCCTTGCGGATGGACTCGCCCGCTACGGCTATCTGGCCAATCCCGCGAGCCCGACGCCGGGGCTGCCGGTCGGCTTCGTGGTCGCCGACGGCGTCTTGGGACCCAGCTGCGCCGCGTGCCATACGCGGCAGATCGAGGTCGAGGGCAAGGCCTATCGCATCGACGGCGGCCCGGCGCTCGCCGACATGGGCGCGCTCTGGGCCGATCTCGACGCGGCGGTAGGCCAGGTTGTCGCGAGCCAGGCTGCGTTTTCGGAATTCGCCAAGGCGGTTCTCGGCGGCGGCTATGATCCGCAAAAAGAGACCAAGCTGCGCGGCGAAGTCGATCTCTGGTATGCGCGCCACCACGCCATCACCGAGGCCGGCCTGCCCAAAGACAAGCCATGGGGCGCCGGCCGCATCGACGCCGTGGGCATGATCCTCAACCGGGTGACCGGCCTCGATATCGGACCCGGCCCGACGCATCTCATCTTGGGAAATATGCGGAAGGCGGACGCGCCGGTGCGCCCGCCCTTCCTGTGGAACGCGCCGCGGCAGGACCATACGCAATGGCCGGGCTTCGCCGACAATGGCGACCGCATTCTGGCCATGGCCAGAAACGTCGGACAGGTCTATGGCGTCTTCGGCGAATTCTTCCCGGAGAAAGACGCCACGCATCTCCTGGGTTTCAACTACGTCAAGGCCAATTCGGTCGACTTCAAAGGGCTGATCCAATTGGAGCGGCTCGTCGAGCGGATCGGTCCGCCGAAATGGCCGTGGCCCGTGGACACGATGCTCGCCGCTCAGGGCAAGCTCATCTACGAGCGTCCCTATGAAGAGGGCGGATGCGCCGATTGCCATGGAATCGATCGAGGGCAGCCGCGTCTGCTCAATCCGGACACCTGGTGCACGCCCGTTCAGGACGTCGGCACCGACGCGCGCGAATATCAATATTTCGCGCCGGACTGGAAGGTCGACACCGGCGCGCTGACCGGCGCCTTCATTCCCTTCGTTTCCCAGCCGCTCGACAGGAAAGACGCGCCGGTCTCTGTGTTGGCGACCGCGGTGCGCGGCGCGATCCTGCAACATTTCATTCCGGTCACGGTGAATTCGGTCGAGCGTCAAAGGGCCGACGTGGCGCTCGCGCTTCTGCGGCCCCTGGTTGAAGAACTGAAGGGCGTCTACAAGATTCCGGGCACGCCCGGCGCCGGACGCTGGGCTTGCCGGCGCGCGCCGGAAACCGACGGCAAGATCAAGTATGAAGCCCGCGTCCTGGAAGGCGTTTGGGCGGCGGCCCCCTATCTGCACAACGCCTCGGCGCCGTCGCTCGCCGAACTCTTGAAGCCCCCGCAGGACCGCGTCGCCGATTTCAAGGTCGGTCCGGCCTATGACATTTCCGCTGTCGGCCTGGCCGCCGAACAGCCGAAGTCGACCTTCCTGATGAAAACGGATTGCAACAGAGGCTCAGGCGTCAGCCATTGCGGCCACGACTATGGAACGGCGCTGAGCGCGGAGGACAAGCGCGCCCTGCTCGAATATCTGAAGACGCTGTGA
- a CDS encoding YkgJ family cysteine cluster protein, whose translation MSADVSPSAFFKAASQGFSETIGSCRGRPELVGLLCGQAFDSFTQNVALQAEGAPALACQGECAACCRLRVVATAPEIFLLARFISVNAAAFRERGIMLRKRIADADQAVGGLSEEQRLTAQHACPLIEGELCLAYKIRPLACRGHAAFDKALCLAAVRGEAVEAPISTPHLVVRSLVQNALMAALRRAGLAWGLYEVNRALNCALSAPQALEQWISGEDPLANARIPDFDLNEAAAILDAAATA comes from the coding sequence GTGAGCGCAGATGTCAGCCCTTCCGCCTTCTTCAAGGCCGCGTCGCAAGGCTTCAGCGAAACGATAGGCTCCTGCCGGGGTCGCCCAGAGCTCGTCGGACTGCTCTGCGGGCAAGCTTTTGACAGCTTCACGCAAAACGTCGCCCTTCAGGCGGAAGGCGCGCCAGCCCTCGCCTGTCAGGGAGAATGCGCGGCCTGTTGCCGCCTTCGCGTCGTCGCGACGGCGCCGGAAATATTTCTGCTCGCGCGCTTCATTTCCGTCAACGCCGCCGCCTTTCGGGAGCGTGGCATCATGCTCCGCAAGCGCATCGCCGACGCCGATCAGGCCGTTGGCGGCCTGTCCGAAGAACAGCGGCTGACCGCCCAGCATGCCTGCCCGCTGATCGAAGGCGAATTATGCCTCGCCTATAAAATTCGTCCGCTCGCCTGCCGCGGTCATGCGGCCTTCGATAAGGCCTTATGCCTTGCGGCGGTGAGAGGCGAAGCCGTCGAAGCGCCGATCTCCACGCCGCATCTGGTTGTCCGCAGCCTCGTTCAGAACGCCCTGATGGCGGCGCTGCGGCGCGCCGGACTGGCTTGGGGACTCTATGAGGTCAACAGAGCGCTTAATTGCGCGCTCTCCGCGCCGCAGGCGCTCGAACAATGGATATCAGGCGAAGATCCCTTGGCCAACGCGCGGATTCCCGACTTCGACCTCAATGAAGCAGCGGCGATCTTGGACGCCGCCGCCACCGCATAG
- a CDS encoding lysine--tRNA ligase, translating to MSASLLLSPELVEAARVSPAWPFEEARKLVKRVEASGQKSVLFETGYGPSGLPHIGTFGEVARTSMVRRAFEVMTEGRIATRLLAFSDDLDGLRKVPDNIPNKELVAAHLGKPLTQVPDPFGTHDSFGAHNNARLRAFLDAFGFEYEFASSTEYYKSGRFDAALKHMLARYDAVMKIMLPSFREERAATYSPFLPVHPKTGIVMQVPLDSYDAEAGTISWTDPDTGEKFVTPVTGGQCKLQWKPDWAMRWYALDVDYEMAGKDLIDSVKLSGAIVRALGGRAPEGFNYELFLDEKGQKISKSKGNGLTIEEWLTYASPESLAQFMFQKPTAAKRLYFDVIPRAVDDYLNFLDAYPRQDWKNRLGNPVWHIHAGDPPEAETLVHTGEAKGTSVSFSMLLNLAAVANAEDPALLWGFLRRYAPSATPENHPRLDRLVGYAVAYFRDFVKPAKTYRAADEVERAVLQKIDETLSGMEHASAEAIQTALYDVARAVPRYQDFAAKGATPERPGVSNDFFNMLYEVLLGEKKGPRFGSFIALYGVAETRKLIEDALNGAFARETA from the coding sequence ATGTCCGCATCGCTCCTATTGTCGCCCGAACTCGTCGAAGCCGCGCGCGTCTCGCCCGCCTGGCCGTTCGAAGAGGCGCGAAAGCTCGTCAAACGGGTCGAGGCGAGCGGTCAGAAGAGCGTGCTGTTCGAGACCGGCTATGGCCCTTCGGGACTGCCGCATATCGGCACCTTCGGCGAGGTCGCGCGCACCAGCATGGTGCGCCGCGCGTTCGAAGTCATGACCGAGGGCAGGATCGCCACGCGCCTCCTCGCCTTCTCCGATGACTTGGACGGGCTGCGCAAGGTCCCCGACAACATCCCGAATAAAGAACTCGTCGCTGCCCATCTCGGCAAGCCCTTGACGCAGGTGCCGGACCCTTTCGGCACGCATGACAGTTTCGGGGCGCATAATAATGCGCGGCTGCGCGCCTTTCTCGACGCCTTCGGCTTCGAATATGAATTCGCGTCGTCGACGGAATATTACAAAAGCGGCCGTTTCGACGCGGCGCTAAAGCACATGCTGGCGCGCTACGACGCGGTGATGAAGATCATGCTGCCGAGCTTTCGCGAGGAGCGCGCGGCGACCTATTCGCCGTTTTTACCCGTACATCCAAAGACCGGCATCGTCATGCAGGTTCCGCTCGATTCATACGACGCGGAAGCCGGAACGATCTCCTGGACCGATCCCGATACGGGCGAAAAATTCGTCACGCCCGTCACCGGCGGCCAGTGCAAGCTGCAATGGAAGCCCGACTGGGCGATGCGCTGGTATGCGCTCGACGTCGATTATGAAATGGCCGGCAAGGACCTCATCGACTCGGTGAAGCTCTCGGGCGCCATCGTGCGCGCGCTCGGCGGGCGGGCGCCGGAAGGATTCAACTACGAACTCTTCCTCGACGAAAAGGGCCAGAAAATATCGAAGTCGAAGGGCAATGGCCTGACGATCGAGGAATGGCTGACCTACGCCAGCCCCGAGAGCCTGGCGCAATTCATGTTCCAGAAGCCCACGGCGGCGAAGCGGCTCTATTTCGACGTGATCCCGCGCGCGGTCGATGATTATCTGAATTTCCTCGACGCCTATCCGCGCCAGGATTGGAAGAACCGTCTCGGCAATCCGGTCTGGCATATCCATGCGGGCGATCCGCCGGAGGCGGAAACACTCGTACACACGGGCGAGGCGAAGGGAACCAGCGTCTCCTTCTCCATGCTGCTCAATCTCGCCGCCGTCGCCAACGCCGAAGACCCCGCCCTGCTCTGGGGCTTTCTGCGCCGCTATGCGCCGTCCGCGACGCCGGAAAATCATCCGCGGCTCGACAGGCTCGTCGGCTACGCCGTCGCCTATTTCCGCGATTTCGTGAAGCCGGCGAAAACCTATCGCGCGGCGGACGAGGTCGAGCGCGCGGTGCTGCAAAAGATCGACGAGACGCTCTCCGGCATGGAGCACGCAAGCGCCGAAGCGATTCAGACGGCGCTCTATGACGTCGCCCGCGCCGTGCCGCGCTACCAGGATTTTGCCGCCAAGGGCGCGACGCCGGAGCGCCCCGGCGTCTCCAACGACTTCTTCAACATGCTGTACGAAGTGCTGCTCGGCGAGAAGAAGGGGCCGCGCTTTGGCTCCTTCATTGCGCTTTACGGCGTCGCCGAGACGCGCAAGCTGATCGAGGATGCGCTCAACGGCGCCTTCGCGCGCGAAACGGCCTGA
- a CDS encoding alpha/beta hydrolase: MSSTSIFEHTLFYPSGLSEELIVFLHGWGPFTKKHVSAIAKVITGEDLNISETSEKSSNSILYILFALFILFCLYFSYILWTNSWSLNFSSVIDSIKSIVSLIIRGLSVLLVMFFCLVGSFILALSTNPASEEAGDDAFAWNDSLGSLMESVSKALPDADLLVPFYDAAIFSNADAFLLASRLDELLQSKFEERQKRGREYKKIILVGHSIGALIIRKAYMYGLGATEDHPVYMRTTKQRPWTTRVERLILLAPMNRGWSLSPKPKHMTWINFIFYSFIMGAGQATGSARLVRSLKRGTGFVSNLRLQWTRMCVAQPDAVAPVILLLGDTDDMVSQDDHQDILASSKFIFIPVPSSGHASIVKFHEGEIGQIRTSKFLKALSQPIAMLQNEFQSDTRNIETLPIKIQKAYLSDDLKQAGDVVFILHGIRDFGHWTAELKNEIKRLNDNTKIITSGYGYFPILRFLFLGSRRRNVLLFMDWYTESIVSNPGREISFVGHSNGSYILSSALENYATVKIKNIALLGSIMPRKFPWDAYVAEGRVKAIRNDVASDDWVVGVFGSFFEFFSENLAVTMGTFGEIGTSGFHGFTNNAAHEFENKFFSGGHGAALSPTNFSSLAKFLVSGHSNVDSNQLASRQSNWIIWLSKFSVLLIIAATGFIIAIGFWIVGIIQSLVGLGVVSSWLAFCVLLAVLLFVF; this comes from the coding sequence ATGTCAAGCACAAGTATTTTTGAGCACACCTTATTTTATCCAAGCGGCTTGTCAGAAGAATTGATCGTATTTTTACATGGCTGGGGGCCATTTACAAAGAAACATGTGAGCGCTATCGCCAAAGTAATTACCGGAGAAGATTTAAATATTAGCGAAACTTCTGAAAAATCTAGCAATTCGATATTATACATTTTGTTTGCGCTGTTTATTTTGTTTTGCTTGTACTTCTCATATATATTATGGACTAATTCTTGGTCATTAAATTTTTCTTCAGTTATTGATTCGATAAAATCGATTGTGAGTCTCATAATTCGTGGCCTAAGCGTTTTGCTTGTAATGTTTTTTTGCCTAGTCGGATCATTTATCTTAGCGCTTTCAACTAATCCCGCTTCTGAAGAAGCTGGCGATGACGCTTTTGCTTGGAATGACAGCCTAGGCTCCCTCATGGAATCTGTTTCGAAAGCTTTGCCAGATGCTGATCTGCTCGTTCCATTTTATGATGCTGCTATTTTTTCCAACGCGGACGCATTCCTTCTTGCGAGCAGATTGGACGAATTACTCCAAAGCAAATTTGAAGAGAGGCAGAAACGCGGTAGAGAGTATAAAAAGATTATATTGGTAGGCCACAGTATTGGCGCGCTAATTATACGAAAGGCATACATGTACGGCCTTGGAGCGACCGAGGATCACCCAGTTTACATGAGAACCACAAAGCAGCGGCCTTGGACAACAAGGGTGGAACGCTTAATCCTTCTAGCGCCAATGAACAGAGGATGGAGTCTCTCTCCCAAACCCAAACATATGACCTGGATAAATTTCATATTTTATTCGTTTATTATGGGTGCGGGGCAAGCCACTGGATCGGCTCGTCTTGTTCGAAGTCTAAAAAGGGGGACGGGATTTGTATCGAATTTACGCCTGCAATGGACGAGAATGTGTGTAGCGCAGCCCGATGCTGTCGCGCCGGTTATCTTACTTTTAGGCGACACCGATGACATGGTGAGTCAAGATGATCACCAAGATATTTTGGCTTCTTCCAAGTTCATATTTATCCCGGTCCCTTCTAGCGGACATGCCAGCATCGTTAAATTTCATGAAGGTGAAATAGGTCAAATCCGAACTTCGAAATTCTTGAAAGCCCTATCACAGCCAATAGCAATGTTGCAAAATGAATTTCAAAGCGATACTCGTAATATTGAGACGTTACCAATAAAAATTCAAAAGGCGTATCTCAGTGATGATTTAAAACAAGCGGGAGACGTTGTTTTTATCTTGCACGGGATTCGAGATTTTGGACATTGGACTGCAGAGCTAAAAAACGAAATAAAAAGATTGAACGATAATACAAAAATTATCACAAGTGGTTATGGTTATTTCCCCATTCTCAGGTTCTTATTTCTTGGATCAAGGCGTCGGAACGTCCTTCTCTTCATGGACTGGTATACGGAGTCGATTGTTTCGAATCCAGGACGGGAAATCAGCTTCGTTGGGCACAGCAATGGCTCTTACATTTTGTCCAGTGCATTGGAAAATTATGCAACTGTCAAGATAAAGAATATTGCGCTATTGGGCTCCATAATGCCTCGGAAATTCCCTTGGGATGCTTATGTCGCGGAGGGTCGAGTTAAAGCTATCCGTAACGACGTTGCTTCGGATGATTGGGTGGTTGGCGTTTTTGGGAGCTTCTTCGAATTTTTCAGTGAAAATCTCGCGGTAACGATGGGAACGTTTGGGGAAATCGGAACCAGTGGGTTTCATGGTTTTACCAATAACGCGGCTCACGAGTTCGAAAATAAATTCTTCTCTGGAGGACACGGGGCCGCGTTATCTCCTACAAATTTCTCCTCTCTTGCTAAATTTTTGGTGTCGGGTCACTCGAATGTCGATTCTAATCAACTTGCTTCACGACAGTCCAATTGGATTATTTGGCTATCCAAATTCAGCGTTTTACTAATCATAGCGGCAACCGGATTTATAATAGCAATCGGTTTTTGGATAGTGGGTATTATTCAGAGTTTGGTGGGCCTAGGCGTTGTATCGTCGTGGCTCGCATTTTGCGTGTTATTAGCAGTGTTATTATTTGTATTTTGA
- a CDS encoding UdgX family uracil-DNA binding protein (This protein belongs to the uracil DNA glycosylase superfamily, members of which act in excision repair of DNA. However, it belongs more specifically to UdgX branch, whose founding member was found to bind uracil in DNA (where it does not belong), without cleaving it, appears to promote DNA repair by a pathway involving RecA, rather than base excision.) gives MEKSEFVLRAKPAPAVGLFAEAPSLSALAEQEAGCTRCPLYKNATRVVPGEGPPHARVLLIGEQPGDQEDLSGRPFVGPSGKLLDVALQRAGVARDKCFVTNAVKHFKFEPRGKRRLHKKPDAGEIDACRWWLDRERALLRPGLIVALGATAIRGALGRSEAVSRLRGDIIDLDDGAQFLATVHPSSLLRLKDESDKRQAWRGFLADLRKIASWIEKDARAR, from the coding sequence GTGGAGAAATCCGAATTCGTTCTCCGGGCGAAGCCTGCGCCCGCGGTCGGCCTGTTCGCCGAAGCCCCTTCGCTTTCGGCGCTCGCTGAGCAGGAAGCCGGCTGCACCCGCTGTCCCCTCTATAAGAACGCCACGCGGGTCGTGCCCGGCGAAGGACCGCCGCATGCGCGCGTGCTGCTGATCGGCGAACAGCCGGGGGATCAGGAAGATTTGTCGGGACGTCCCTTCGTCGGGCCTTCCGGCAAGCTCCTCGACGTCGCGCTGCAGCGCGCCGGCGTCGCCCGCGACAAATGTTTCGTCACCAATGCCGTCAAACATTTCAAATTCGAGCCGCGCGGCAAGCGCCGCCTGCATAAAAAGCCCGACGCCGGCGAGATCGACGCCTGTCGCTGGTGGCTCGATCGCGAACGCGCTTTGCTTCGCCCCGGACTGATCGTGGCGCTCGGCGCGACCGCGATCCGCGGCGCGCTCGGCCGATCCGAGGCGGTGTCGCGTCTGCGCGGCGACATCATTGACCTTGACGACGGCGCGCAATTCCTGGCGACCGTTCACCCCTCCTCTCTGCTACGCTTGAAGGATGAATCGGATAAACGCCAAGCATGGCGGGGCTTCCTCGCCGACCTTCGCAAGATCGCCAGCTGGATCGAAAAGGACGCGCGCGCCCGTTAG
- a CDS encoding carbohydrate porin, with the protein MLAAAGASLAALVGTMGAPARAEDNAVSLAKQKSLTDTPGGPKDQLRKFGIDVDVWITQFYQGITAGAIDRTARYGGKMDMFLRVDGEKLGFWKGLKFNAQYEHYFGRNLNRQDLALLPVNVAQAFIEIDGYHSALSMTLTQELSEDLSVTIGKFNMLTLAAQTPLVGGGGIDTFMNRAFALPSTGIGVSSPESVADRLIIAPPYLLGGVAALKTKYFDLRVMVADPRNAQQARVITRPFERGVGAGLMASVPIEIGGLNGYHTLRVAYSNARGFDLDDIGETRQSIARLRGLTKKGFWFVSYAVQQYLMQSETDPKLGWGLFTLATLSDGNPNPVRWSMIVGLAGYNLMAGREDDRWGVGFYHYGLTQPLLSGLAARRINRRSEGGVEAFYNFAVTRWLRLSGDVQIIDPWNPLRARASYLGLRLQTIF; encoded by the coding sequence TTGCTCGCCGCAGCCGGCGCCAGCCTCGCAGCCCTTGTCGGGACGATGGGCGCCCCCGCCCGCGCCGAAGACAACGCCGTCTCTCTCGCCAAGCAGAAGTCGCTCACCGACACGCCGGGCGGCCCCAAGGATCAGCTGCGCAAGTTCGGGATCGACGTCGACGTCTGGATCACCCAGTTCTACCAGGGCATCACCGCCGGCGCGATCGATCGGACGGCGCGCTACGGCGGCAAGATGGACATGTTTCTGCGCGTCGACGGCGAGAAGCTCGGCTTCTGGAAAGGGCTCAAATTCAACGCGCAATATGAGCATTACTTCGGCCGCAATTTGAACCGGCAGGATCTGGCGCTGCTGCCGGTCAATGTCGCCCAGGCGTTTATCGAGATCGACGGCTATCACTCGGCCTTGTCGATGACGCTGACGCAGGAGCTCAGCGAAGACCTTTCGGTGACGATCGGCAAGTTCAACATGCTGACCCTCGCCGCGCAGACCCCGCTGGTCGGCGGCGGCGGCATCGACACCTTCATGAACCGGGCCTTCGCGCTGCCCTCGACCGGCATCGGCGTCAGTTCGCCGGAGAGCGTCGCCGACCGGCTGATTATCGCGCCGCCCTATCTCCTCGGCGGCGTCGCCGCGCTCAAGACCAAATATTTCGACCTCAGGGTCATGGTCGCCGATCCGCGCAACGCTCAGCAGGCGCGGGTCATCACGCGGCCCTTCGAGCGCGGCGTCGGCGCCGGTCTGATGGCGAGCGTCCCCATCGAGATCGGCGGCCTCAACGGATACCACACGCTGCGCGTCGCCTACAGCAATGCGCGCGGCTTCGACCTCGACGACATCGGCGAAACCCGACAGTCGATCGCGCGCCTTCGCGGCTTGACGAAAAAGGGCTTCTGGTTCGTCTCCTACGCCGTCCAGCAGTATCTGATGCAGAGCGAAACGGACCCTAAACTCGGTTGGGGCCTGTTCACGCTTGCGACTCTGTCGGACGGCAATCCCAATCCGGTCAGATGGAGCATGATCGTCGGTCTCGCCGGCTACAATCTCATGGCCGGTCGTGAGGACGATCGCTGGGGCGTCGGCTTCTATCATTACGGGCTGACCCAGCCGCTCCTTTCCGGACTGGCGGCGCGGCGAATCAATCGTCGCAGCGAAGGCGGCGTCGAGGCCTTCTATAATTTCGCGGTGACCCGATGGCTGCGGCTCTCGGGCGACGTCCAGATCATCGATCCGTGGAATCCGCTGCGGGCGCGGGCGAGCTATCTCGGCCTGCGTCTGCAGACGATATTCTAG
- a CDS encoding alpha/beta hydrolase has translation MRAADADIVIHPGLTGGTEDHWYSRWKKKLSTARGVTQRDWSALSRAEWVDTLTRDIAVSERPVVVIAHSLGVITTLHAAPRIAEKVAGAFLVAPPSDSVMLELPIDPEFAPAPRARLPFPAVVVGSSDDPYADLLFARHLARDIGAAFIDAGASGHINADSGHGPWPEGSLAFANFMAKL, from the coding sequence ATGCGCGCAGCCGACGCCGACATTGTGATCCATCCCGGCCTCACCGGCGGCACGGAGGATCACTGGTACAGCCGCTGGAAGAAGAAGCTCTCCACCGCGCGGGGCGTGACGCAGCGCGACTGGAGCGCATTGTCGCGCGCGGAATGGGTGGACACGCTGACCCGCGACATCGCCGTCTCCGAGCGTCCCGTCGTCGTCATCGCCCATTCGCTCGGCGTGATCACGACGTTGCATGCGGCGCCGCGCATCGCGGAAAAAGTCGCCGGCGCCTTTCTCGTTGCGCCGCCCTCCGACAGCGTGATGCTGGAACTGCCGATCGACCCCGAATTTGCGCCGGCGCCCCGCGCCCGCCTGCCCTTCCCGGCGGTTGTGGTCGGCAGCAGCGACGATCCATACGCCGATCTCTTGTTCGCGCGGCATCTCGCGCGCGATATCGGCGCCGCCTTCATCGACGCCGGCGCGAGCGGCCACATCAATGCCGACAGCGGCCATGGGCCCTGGCCGGAAGGCTCCCTCGCCTTCGCCAATTTCATGGCGAAACTCTAA